The Medicago truncatula cultivar Jemalong A17 chromosome 4, MtrunA17r5.0-ANR, whole genome shotgun sequence genome includes a region encoding these proteins:
- the LOC11407738 gene encoding gamma-glutamyl peptidase 5 encodes MEKMGGSGKRFGVLLCADDSEYVKKMYGGYFGVFVRMLEEEGESWDVYKVARGEFPDDEDLNLYDGFVITGSCSDAHGNDTWVSQLLNLLKKLNDMNKKILGICFGHQILGRAIGGKVTRSPTGWDIGVRNITLSPSLPSPLSSLELPTKLSIIQCHRDELRELPAKAEVIAKSDKTGIEMFRYGDHIMGIQGHPEYSKDILLNIIDRLIQRNFITENFAMRLKEKAGMWEPDKEAWKRLCISFLKGRYCERNGIENMNIGGIF; translated from the exons ATGGAGAAAATGGGTGGGAGTGGGAAGAGATTTGGGGTGTTGTTATGTGCAGATGATTCAGAATATGTGAAGAAAATGTACGGAGGGTATTTTGGGGTATTTGTGAGAATGTTGGAGGAAGAAGGTGAAAGCTGGGATGTGTATAAGGTGGCGCGTGGTGAGTTTCcagatgatgaagatttgaaTCTGTATGATGGGTTTGTGATCACTGGTAGTTGTAGTGATGCACATGGAAATGATACATGGGTCTCTCAACTTCTCAATTTGCTTAAGAAATTGAATGATATGAACAAGAAAATCCTTGGCATTTGTTTTGGTCATCAG ATACTTGGCCGTGCAATTGGAGGGAAGGTGACTCGTTCTCCAACTGGCTGGGACATTGGTGTCCGAAACATAACGTTATCACCCTCTTTGCCATCTCCTTTGTCTTCTCTTGAACTTCCAACGAAGCTTTCCATTATTCAATGCCATAGGGATGAG TTAAGAGAGCTACCTGCCAAGGCTGAAGTGATTGCTAAATCAGATAAGACTGGAATTGAGATGTTTAGATATGGAGATCACATTATGGGAATTCAAGGTCATCCTGAGTACTCTAAAGACATCCTTTTGAACATTATTGACCGTCTTATTCAGCGAAATTTCATCACG GAAAATTTTGCTATGAGATTGAAGGAGAAGGCTGGTATGTGGGAGCCAGATAAGGAGGCATGGAAGAGACTATGCATCAGCTTCCTCAAGGGTCGTTATTGTGAAAGAAATGGAATAGAAAATATGAACATTGGTGGTATATTCTAA
- the LOC11406830 gene encoding uncharacterized protein C6C3.02c, which produces MARRSSGGRSARPAPRAAPRPAPVNHAPPPANPQSGGGGMLSGIGSTIAQGMAFGTGSAMAHRAVDAVVGPRTIQHEAVVNEAAAAAPAPTSSSFGSDACNIHSKAFQDCINHYGTEISKCQFYMDMLAECKKNSGSTMSM; this is translated from the exons ATGGCACGCCGTAGCTCCGGAG GAAGATCTGCTCGTCCAGCTCCACGTGCTGCACCACGTCCTGCTCCAG TTAACCACGCTCCTCCTCCAGCTAATCCTCAGAGTGGTGGCGGCGGCATGCTTAGTGGCATTGGTTCAACCATTGCTCAAG GTATGGCTTTTGGAACTGGAAGTGCAATGGCACACAGGGCCGTGGATGCTGTTGTGGGTCCTCGCACCATTCAACATGAAGCAGTAGTTAATGAGGCTGCTGCAGCAGCTCCTGCACCAACTTCAAGCTCTTTTGGCAGTGATGCATGCAATATTCATTCAAAGGCATTCCAAGAT TGCATCAACCACTACGGAACTGAGATTAGCAAGTGCCAGTTTTACATGGATATGCTAGCAGAGTGCAAAAAGAACTCTGGATCCACAATGAGTATGTAA
- the LOC11406829 gene encoding dynamin-related protein 3A isoform X2 — protein MAAVSNDGAPLGSTVISLVNKLQDIFSRVGSQSTIDLPQVAVVGCQSSGKSSVLEALVGRDFLPRGNDICTRRPLVLQLVHIPPSKPESAEFLHLPGRTFHDFSQIRAEIQAETDREAGGNKGVSDKQIRLKIFSPNVLDITLVDLPGITKVPVGDQPSDIESRIRTMIMSYIKVPTCLILAVTPANSDLANSDALQMAGNADPDGHRTIGVITKLDIMDRGTDARNLLLGKVIPLRLGYVGVVNRSQEDILTNRSIKDALVAEEKFFRSHPIYSGLADSCGVPQLAKKLNKILAQHIKAVLPGLKARISASLVNLAKEHASYGEITESKAGQGALILNILSKYSDAFTSIVEGKNEAMSTSELSGGARINYIFQSIFVRSLEEVDPCEDLTDDDIRTAIQNATGPRAALFVPDVPFEVLVRRQISRLLDPSLQCARFIYDELMKISHRCMVTELQRFPFLRKRMDEVIGNFLREGLEPSETMITHIIEMEMDYINTSHPNFIGGSKALEAAVQQTKSSTVSKDAVESDKGSASERSGKSRSILARHANGGMADHGVRASSDIDKVLHSGTTSGSSWGISSIFGGGDNRVSVKENTNSKHHNDPVQSVLPSSTIHLREPPTVLRPSERSSETLAVEIAVTKLLLRSYYEIVRKNVEDLIPKAIMHFLVNNTKRELHNVFIANLYRDDLFEEMLQEPNEIAVKRKRCRELLRAYQQAFRDLDELPLEAETAEWGHSSPETTGLPKIRGLPTSSMYSTSSSGDNI, from the exons ATGGCGGCGGTGTCCAACGACGGCGCCCCGCTAGGATCCACCGTAATCTCACTAGTCAACAAACTTCAAGACATCTTCAGCCGTGTCGGAAGCCAATCCACCATCGACCTTCCTCAGGTTGCCGTCGTCGGCTGCCAAAGTAGCGGCAAGTCTAGCGTCCTCGAAGCTCTCGTCGGCCGTGACTTCCTCCCCCGTGGTAACGATATCTGCACACGAAGACCCCTTGTTCTTCAACTCGTTCACATTCCACCTTCTAAACCCGAATCAGCTGAGTTTCTTCATTTACCTGGTCGCACTTTCCATGATTTCTCTCAAATCCGTGCCGAAATTCAG GCTGAGACTGATAGGGAAGCTGGAGGGAATAAAGGTGTTTCTGATAAACAAATTCGTTTGAAGATTTTTTCGCCCAATGTTCTTGACATTACGCTTGTGGATCTCCCTGGTATTACCAAGGTTCCCGTTGGCGATCAACCGTCAGATATCGAATCGAGAATCAGAACTATGATTATGTCATATATCAAAGTTCCTACTTGTCTTATTCTTGCTGTTACACCGGCTAATTCAGATTTGGCGAATTCCGATGCCCTTCAAATGGCCGGAAATGCTGATCCCGATG GTCATAGAACTATAGGTGTCATTACCAAG TTGGATATCATGGACAGAGGTACCGATGCTCGGAATCTGTTACTGGGGAAAGTTATCCCCCTCCGACTTGGTTATGTCGGTGTTGTAAATCGTAGCCAGGAG GATATTCTGACGAACCGAAGTATAAAGGATGCTCTTGTTGCTGAAGAGAAGTTTTTCCGCAGTCATCCT ATATATAGTGGTCTAGCTGATAGTTGTGGCGTTCCTCAATTGGCAAAGAAGTTGAACAAG ATTCTTGCACAACACATCAAGGCTGTGCTACCAGGGCTGAAGGCACGCATAAGCGCTTCACTTGTCAATCTTGCAAAGGAACATGCAAGCTATGGAGAAATCACGGAGTCTAAG GCTGGACAGGGTGCACTTATCCTgaatattctttcaaaatacTCTGACG CATTCACCTCCATAGTAGAGGGAAAGAATGAGGCGATGTCTACATCTGAGCTATCAGGTGGAGCACGgattaattacatttttcaaTCCATATTTGTGAGGAGTTTAGAG GAAGTTGATCCATGTGAAGACTTGACTGATGATGATATTCGTACCGCCATACAGAATGCAACTGGACCTAGAGCAGCATTGTTTGTTCCAGAT GTTCCGTTTGAAGTCCTTGTACGGAGGCAGATATCTCGGCTATTGGATCCAAGTCTTCAATGTGCCAGGTTTATATATGACGAGTTAATGAAG ATCAGCCATCGTTGTATGGTGACTGAACTGCAGCGATTCCCTTTCTTGAGAAAACGCATGGATGAAGTTATTGGGAACTTTTTACGAGAAGGCCTTGAACCCTCGGAGACAATGATCACCCACATCATAGAAATGGAG ATGGATTACATAAACACTTCCCACCCAAATTTTATTGGTGGAAGTAAAGCGTTAGAAGCTGCAGTGCAACAGACCAAGTCTTCTACAGTTTCTAAG GATGCTGTGGAATCTGATAAAGGATCAGCTTCTGAAAGAAGTGGAAAGTCTCGATCTATTCTTGCAAGACATGCCAATGGAGGAATGGCTGATCAT ggtgTGCGTGCTTCATCAGATATCGATAAAGTATTACATtcag GAACCACTAGTGGATCTAGTTGGGGGATCTCATCTATTTTTGGTGGAGGTGATAACCGTGTGTCTGTGAAGGAGAATACAAATAGTAAACATCATAATGATCCAGTTCAAAGTGTGCTGCCATCCTCTACAATTCATTTGAGAGAG CCCCCTACTGTCTTGAGGCCATCAGAGAGAAGTTCAGAGACGCTAGCTGTTGAAATTGCAGTAACAAAGTTGCTTTTGAGATCATATTACGAGATAGTCAGAAAAAATGTTGAGGATCTTATTCCTAAGGCGATCATGCACTTCTTG GTAAATAACACGAAGAGAGAACTGCACAATGTCTTCATCGCAAATCTATATAG AGACGATCTGTTTGAAGAGATGTTGCAAGAACCTAATGAGATAGCCGTTAAAAGAAAGCGCTGTCGAGAACTGCTCCGAGCTTATCAACAAGCTTTTAGG GACTTAGACGAACTACCTCTTGAAGCTGAAACAGCTGAGTGGGGACACAGTTCGCCTGAAACAACTGGCTTGCCTAAAATTCGCGGATTGCCAACTTCTTCTATGTATTCTACTAGCAGTTCAGGAGACAATATCTAA
- the LOC11406829 gene encoding dynamin-related protein 3A isoform X1: MAAVSNDGAPLGSTVISLVNKLQDIFSRVGSQSTIDLPQVAVVGCQSSGKSSVLEALVGRDFLPRGNDICTRRPLVLQLVHIPPSKPESAEFLHLPGRTFHDFSQIRAEIQAETDREAGGNKGVSDKQIRLKIFSPNVLDITLVDLPGITKVPVGDQPSDIESRIRTMIMSYIKVPTCLILAVTPANSDLANSDALQMAGNADPDGHRTIGVITKLDIMDRGTDARNLLLGKVIPLRLGYVGVVNRSQEDILTNRSIKDALVAEEKFFRSHPIYSGLADSCGVPQLAKKLNKILAQHIKAVLPGLKARISASLVNLAKEHASYGEITESKAGQGALILNILSKYSDAFTSIVEGKNEAMSTSELSGGARINYIFQSIFVRSLEEVDPCEDLTDDDIRTAIQNATGPRAALFVPDVPFEVLVRRQISRLLDPSLQCARFIYDELMKISHRCMVTELQRFPFLRKRMDEVIGNFLREGLEPSETMITHIIEMEMDYINTSHPNFIGGSKALEAAVQQTKSSTVSKVKDAVESDKGSASERSGKSRSILARHANGGMADHGVRASSDIDKVLHSGTTSGSSWGISSIFGGGDNRVSVKENTNSKHHNDPVQSVLPSSTIHLREPPTVLRPSERSSETLAVEIAVTKLLLRSYYEIVRKNVEDLIPKAIMHFLVNNTKRELHNVFIANLYRDDLFEEMLQEPNEIAVKRKRCRELLRAYQQAFRDLDELPLEAETAEWGHSSPETTGLPKIRGLPTSSMYSTSSSGDNI, from the exons ATGGCGGCGGTGTCCAACGACGGCGCCCCGCTAGGATCCACCGTAATCTCACTAGTCAACAAACTTCAAGACATCTTCAGCCGTGTCGGAAGCCAATCCACCATCGACCTTCCTCAGGTTGCCGTCGTCGGCTGCCAAAGTAGCGGCAAGTCTAGCGTCCTCGAAGCTCTCGTCGGCCGTGACTTCCTCCCCCGTGGTAACGATATCTGCACACGAAGACCCCTTGTTCTTCAACTCGTTCACATTCCACCTTCTAAACCCGAATCAGCTGAGTTTCTTCATTTACCTGGTCGCACTTTCCATGATTTCTCTCAAATCCGTGCCGAAATTCAG GCTGAGACTGATAGGGAAGCTGGAGGGAATAAAGGTGTTTCTGATAAACAAATTCGTTTGAAGATTTTTTCGCCCAATGTTCTTGACATTACGCTTGTGGATCTCCCTGGTATTACCAAGGTTCCCGTTGGCGATCAACCGTCAGATATCGAATCGAGAATCAGAACTATGATTATGTCATATATCAAAGTTCCTACTTGTCTTATTCTTGCTGTTACACCGGCTAATTCAGATTTGGCGAATTCCGATGCCCTTCAAATGGCCGGAAATGCTGATCCCGATG GTCATAGAACTATAGGTGTCATTACCAAG TTGGATATCATGGACAGAGGTACCGATGCTCGGAATCTGTTACTGGGGAAAGTTATCCCCCTCCGACTTGGTTATGTCGGTGTTGTAAATCGTAGCCAGGAG GATATTCTGACGAACCGAAGTATAAAGGATGCTCTTGTTGCTGAAGAGAAGTTTTTCCGCAGTCATCCT ATATATAGTGGTCTAGCTGATAGTTGTGGCGTTCCTCAATTGGCAAAGAAGTTGAACAAG ATTCTTGCACAACACATCAAGGCTGTGCTACCAGGGCTGAAGGCACGCATAAGCGCTTCACTTGTCAATCTTGCAAAGGAACATGCAAGCTATGGAGAAATCACGGAGTCTAAG GCTGGACAGGGTGCACTTATCCTgaatattctttcaaaatacTCTGACG CATTCACCTCCATAGTAGAGGGAAAGAATGAGGCGATGTCTACATCTGAGCTATCAGGTGGAGCACGgattaattacatttttcaaTCCATATTTGTGAGGAGTTTAGAG GAAGTTGATCCATGTGAAGACTTGACTGATGATGATATTCGTACCGCCATACAGAATGCAACTGGACCTAGAGCAGCATTGTTTGTTCCAGAT GTTCCGTTTGAAGTCCTTGTACGGAGGCAGATATCTCGGCTATTGGATCCAAGTCTTCAATGTGCCAGGTTTATATATGACGAGTTAATGAAG ATCAGCCATCGTTGTATGGTGACTGAACTGCAGCGATTCCCTTTCTTGAGAAAACGCATGGATGAAGTTATTGGGAACTTTTTACGAGAAGGCCTTGAACCCTCGGAGACAATGATCACCCACATCATAGAAATGGAG ATGGATTACATAAACACTTCCCACCCAAATTTTATTGGTGGAAGTAAAGCGTTAGAAGCTGCAGTGCAACAGACCAAGTCTTCTACAGTTTCTAAGGTGAAG GATGCTGTGGAATCTGATAAAGGATCAGCTTCTGAAAGAAGTGGAAAGTCTCGATCTATTCTTGCAAGACATGCCAATGGAGGAATGGCTGATCAT ggtgTGCGTGCTTCATCAGATATCGATAAAGTATTACATtcag GAACCACTAGTGGATCTAGTTGGGGGATCTCATCTATTTTTGGTGGAGGTGATAACCGTGTGTCTGTGAAGGAGAATACAAATAGTAAACATCATAATGATCCAGTTCAAAGTGTGCTGCCATCCTCTACAATTCATTTGAGAGAG CCCCCTACTGTCTTGAGGCCATCAGAGAGAAGTTCAGAGACGCTAGCTGTTGAAATTGCAGTAACAAAGTTGCTTTTGAGATCATATTACGAGATAGTCAGAAAAAATGTTGAGGATCTTATTCCTAAGGCGATCATGCACTTCTTG GTAAATAACACGAAGAGAGAACTGCACAATGTCTTCATCGCAAATCTATATAG AGACGATCTGTTTGAAGAGATGTTGCAAGAACCTAATGAGATAGCCGTTAAAAGAAAGCGCTGTCGAGAACTGCTCCGAGCTTATCAACAAGCTTTTAGG GACTTAGACGAACTACCTCTTGAAGCTGAAACAGCTGAGTGGGGACACAGTTCGCCTGAAACAACTGGCTTGCCTAAAATTCGCGGATTGCCAACTTCTTCTATGTATTCTACTAGCAGTTCAGGAGACAATATCTAA
- the LOC11405700 gene encoding GATA transcription factor 24, giving the protein MEMLNSSENGSMAMHCTNVAYFSDEGEEPQPITASVPLSRASELTISFEGEVYVFPSVTPEKVQAVLLLLDGKETRNSVPTSDFPVQQNCRDIWGKNDPFRNSKVSRRSASLVRFREKRKERCFEKKIRYTCRKEVAERMQRKNGQFASLKEECSSPAENQDFSNGSPFPESIERRCQHCGIAAKSTPVMRRGPAGPRTLCNACGLMWANKGTLRDLGKAGRIAFEQTELDFSTTDPENSCAAQDKKESPHATKPLPMDARQSPEMIIEQYMLEAAEAVTDNLSIQVENNALDLHEQDNTMADFVDASGTEFEIPLCFDDQVNIDDSNMRTYWL; this is encoded by the exons CAATGTAGCTTACTTTTCTGACGAAGGAGAAGAACCTCAGCCCATTACTGCTTCTGTTCCACTCTCTCGTGCTAGTGAACTCACCATTTCCTTTGAAGGCGAGGTTTATGTTTTCCCTTCCGTTACGCCAGAAAAG GTACAGGCTGTATTGTTACTCTTAGATGGGAAGGAGACACGCAATAGCGTACCCACTTCTGACTTTCCGGTGCAGCAAAACTGTCGGGACATTTGG GGGAAAAATGATCCTTTCCGTAATTCAAAGGTCTCACGGAGATCTGCATCACTTGTTAGGTTTCGTGAAAAACGGAAAGAGAGATGTTTTGAGAAGAAAATCCGCTACACTTGCCGTAAGGAGGTTGCTGAGAG GATGCAACGGAAGAATGGGCAGTTTGCATCGTTGAAGGAAGAATGCAGTTCTCCTGCTGAAAACCAGGATTTTAGCAATGGTTCTCCTTTCCCAGAATCCAT TGAGCGTAGATGCCAGCATTGTGGAATTGCTGCAAAGTCTACTCCGGTAATGCGTCGAGGACCGGCTGGTCCAAGAACTCTATGCAATGCTTGTGGGCTCATGTGGGCAAATAAG GGAACACTGAGAGATCTCGGCAAAGCAGGAAGGATTGCTTTTGAACAGACTGAACtg gatTTTTCAACAACAGATCCAGAAAATTCATGTGCTGCACAGGACAAGAAG GAAAGCCCCCATGCAACAAAGCCTTTGCCAATGGATGCCAGACAGTCACCTGAGATGATAATTGAGCAg TATATGCTTGAAGCTGCTGAAGCAGTTACTGACAACTTGTCCATCCAAGTGGAGAATAATGCTCTTGATCTGCACGAGCAG GATAATACTATGGCGGATTTTGTTGATGCTTCTGGGACTGAATTTGAGATTCCTTTATGTTTTGATGATCAG GTCAATATTGATGATTCCAATATGAGGACTTACTGGCTGTGA